The Thalassophryne amazonica chromosome 8, fThaAma1.1, whole genome shotgun sequence genome includes a window with the following:
- the LOC117515220 gene encoding LOW QUALITY PROTEIN: carbohydrate sulfotransferase 5-like (The sequence of the model RefSeq protein was modified relative to this genomic sequence to represent the inferred CDS: inserted 2 bases in 1 codon) — protein sequence MRHYRLILRTMTFLIILQGAAMVLFYGWYVQHKPSTVTESNNKVHVLVLTSWRSGSSFLGQVFGQHPSVFYLMEPGWHVWTQLRVGARKARMAVRDLLRSLFQCDFSVMESYLEQKSRISNLFMWSHSRALCSPPACSLTPRNQISNQTECLKVCGTQGLEGAQDACSTYSHVVLKEVRFFELESLYPLLQDPSLDLRIIHLVRDPRAVVRSREILFGYFLADNDVVLEQRKVPAKEVDYEVMQKICSSHVHITERALVNPPPFLEGRYKLVRYEDVVINPLEEINALYEFVGLGMTSTLADWIYRVTHGKSKGSWNEAFQITSRSAADVSQAWRTTLPYNKVKRIQDVCKPAMTLLGYRTVNSEKEQKNLDLDLLVPQEPYQXWLPAKTENPNKL from the exons ATGCGACATTACAGATTGATTCTGAGGACCATGACTTTCCTGAtcatcctgcagggggcagcaatgGTGCTCTTTTACGGATGGTATGTCCAGCACAAGCCCAGCACTGTCACAGAGTCCAACAACAAAGTTCACGTGTTGGTGCTCACGTCGTGGCGATCAGGTTCCTCTTTCCTGGGTCAGGTGTTCGGCCAACACCCGTCGGTGTTCTATCTCATGGAACCTGGGTGGCACGTGTGGACACAATTGAGGGTTGGTGCACGGAAAGCCCGGATGGCTGTAAGGGATCTGTTACGAAGCCTATTCCAGTGTGACTTCTCAGTAATGGAGTCTTACCTGGAACAGAAGTCTCGCATCTCCAACTTGTTCATGTGGAGTCACAGTCGAGCGCTGTGCTCGCCTCCAGCCTGCTCTCTCACACCGCGCAACCAAATAAGCAACCAGACTGAGTGCCTCAAAGTGTGTGGCACTCAGGGCCTGGAGGGGGCGCAGGATGCCTGCAGCACTTACAGCCATGTGGTGTTGAAAGAAGTACGATTCTTTGAGCTGGAATCCCTCTACCCACTTCTCCAGGACCCAAGTCTAGACCTTCGCATCATCCACTTGGTTCGAGACCCAAGGGCAGTGGTGCGGTCCAGAGAGATATTATTTGGCTACTTTCTCGCTGATAATGACGTGGTCCTGGAGCAGAGAAAAGTCCCAGCGAAGGAGGTGGATTATGAAGTCATGCAGAAGATCTGTAGTAGCCACGTGCACATCACTGAGAGAGCTCTTGTGAATCCCCCTCCCTTTCTTGAAGGCCGTTACAAGTTGGTTCGCTATGAGGATGTGGTGATTAACCCACTGGAAGAGATAAATGCCTTGTATGAGtttgttggtctggggatgaccAGCACACTGGCAGACTGGATCTACAGGGTGACACATGGCAAAAGTAAAGGCTCTTGGAATGAAGCCTTCCAAATTACTTCCCGAAGTGCTGCAGATGTTTCTCAGGCCTGGCGCACCACTTTACCATACAACAAGGTGAAACGGATCCAAGACGTGTGTAAGCCAGCCATGACATTGCTCGGCTACAGAACAGTTAACAGTGAAAAAGAGCAAAAGAACCTTGACTTGGATCTGCTGGTGCCACAGGAACCATATCA CTGGTTACCAGCAAAAACAGAGAACCCCAATAAGCTGTAA